A genomic segment from Ptychodera flava strain L36383 chromosome 23 unlocalized genomic scaffold, AS_Pfla_20210202 Scaffold_23__1_contigs__length_28996876_pilon, whole genome shotgun sequence encodes:
- the LOC139123989 gene encoding zinc finger protein 181-like, translating into MASKILANSNLQRKIMVDSLFYQGEELMEKLGCQVFILVSEDGICSSFMGSEVFLKDVCSSGLRVKPYDVLRMRKIIQTQPNFWIAEDNGCSQQILYRSKQQETDSHIQNNQSVKCEMVETSHCLYDTISMTTVNERVEMDGYLATNDMNSDLINDRKGVNDDYTKEKLVSESDVATLDEEEKTTGVSMETDANRENSDTETISDVNDETISTVSGHSSDIAASPCNQSDDDLNCGNPLDYGDGKVSEKVDIKTKEVNLKTKEGDVDKQDMPKKSDMTRKQRKLTTRESKKTRKEKKGDSKEKRKKSTRVVSGRRHYIRRKISSEKDVEHHREMVKKIFTESNDSAVYLCERCGLSFKSSSNLEVHQQRADCSERKCRFCGKKFPHREWQEHLLNHHVTELIVYECHVCEKQYWQRGTFNNHVKVHQVNGNPFTCNECGATFSSTKSLRSHKVIHNGRELHCDFCEYKTYYKYQLNIHMKRHSDSEAFDCKFCGKHLVSSGSLSTHIQRFHIQSKHECTDCKKEFSFLHELNHHIARHHQDNINRFICEKCGKGFHTKILLNGHLRQRHSESPVQCEVCGKQFNHRSKLWAHSQIHNKTIYQSHQCELCPRKFMSRSKVKVHMISAHSDERPHQCQLCGYSCKLKGNLTKHMKVHSR; encoded by the exons ATGGCAAGTAAAATCCTTGCGAATTCAAATTTGCAAAGGAAGATTATGGTAGACTCACTTTTTTATCAG GGTGAAGAATTAATGGAAAAGCTTGGATGTCAGGTGTTTATCCTTGTCTCAGAAGATGGAATCTGTTCCAGTTTTATGGGAAGTGAAGTCTTCCTGAAAGATGTCTGTTCCTCTGGATTGAGAGTAAAACCATACGATGTTCTCAGAATGAGGAAAATTATTCAGACACAACCAAACTTTTGGATTGCAGAAGACAATGGATGTAGTCAACAAATATTGTACAGAAGTAAACAACAAGAAACAGACAGCCATATTCAAAATAACCAATCTGTAAAATGTGAGATGGTAGAGACATCCCATTGCTTGTATGATACAATCTCCATGACAACTGTTAATGAGAGAGTTGAAATGGATGGTTACTTGGCAACCAATGACATGAACAGTGACTTGATAAATGATAGAAAAGGAGTCAACGATGATTATACAAAAGAAAAGCTGGTCTCTGAATCAGATGTTGCAACTTTGGATGAAGAGGAAAAGACAACTggtgtttccatggaaactgatGCAAATAGGGAGAATTCTGACACAGAAACAATATCAGATGTGAATGATGAAACAATAAGTACTGTAAGTGGGCATAGCAGTGATATTGCTGCATCACCATGCAACCAAAGTGATGATGACCTAAACTGTGGGAATCCCTTAGACTATGGGGATGGAAAGGTGTCTGAAAAAGTTGACATAAAGACAAAGGAAGTaaacttaaaaacaaaagagGGTGATGTTGATAAGCAAGACATGCCAAAGAAGAGCGATATGACGAGAAAGCAGAGAAAATTGACAACTAGAGAGTCGAAGAAGActagaaaagagaaaaaaggtGATAGCAAAGAAAAAAGGAAGAAAAGCACTAGGGTGGTTTCTGGAAGAAGACATTATATCCGTCGGAAGATCAGTTCCGAAAAGGATGTTGAACATCACAGAGAAATGGTAAAGAAGATCTTCACAGAATCAAATGATAGTGCTGTATATTTATGTGAAAGATGTGGATTGTCATTTAAGAGTTCCAGCAATTTAGAAGTTCATCAACAGAGAGCAGATTGCTCTGAAAGGAAATGTCGATTTTGTGGAAAGAAGTTTCCGCACAGAGAGTGGCAAGAACATTTGCTTAATCATCATGTGACAGAATTAATTGTATATGAGTGCCatgtttgtgaaaaacagtaCTGGCAACGTGGAACTTTTAACAATCATGTGAAAGTGCATCAAGTCAACGGAAACCCTTTCACTTGTAACGAGTGTGGAGCCACATTTTCATCAACGAAGTCATTGCGCAGTCATAAAGTGATACATAATGGTAGAGAACTCCACTGCGATTTCTGTGAATATAAGACTTATTATAAATATCAACTTAACATTCACATGAAACGACATAGCGACAGTGAAGCATTTGACTGTAAATTCTGTGGTAAGCATTTGGTCAGTTCAGGTAGTCTGAGCACCCACATACAACGATTTCACATTCAGTCTAAACATGAGTGCACAGATTGCAAGAAGGAGTTTTCTTTTCTTCATGAGTTGAACCATCACATAGCACGACATCATCAGGACAACATCAATCgtttcatctgtgaaaagtgcGGTAAAGGTTTTCACACTAAAATTCTACTGAACGGACACTTGAGACAAAGACACAGTGAAAGCCCTGTACAGTGTGAGGTCTGCGGGAAACAGTTTAATCACCGCTCAAAGCTTTGGGCGCACTCACAAATTCATAACAAAACCATATATCAATCACACCAGTGTGAACTTTGCCCCAGAAAGTTCAtgagtaggtcaaaggtcaaagtgcACATGATATCAGCCCACTCTGATGAAAGACCTCATCAGTGTCAGCTGTGTGGGTATTCCTGTAAACTTAAAGGTAACTTGACAAAACACATGAAAGTACACAGCAGATAG